A region of Vitis vinifera cultivar Pinot Noir 40024 chromosome 13, ASM3070453v1 DNA encodes the following proteins:
- the LOC100240945 gene encoding G-type lectin S-receptor-like serine/threonine-protein kinase LECRK3, which translates to MAARFLLLLVLPSLVFSQYCTDLDITASNNSPRCVSPSGEFAFGFYRLGSQSLFLLAIWFEKIPEKTLVWYANGDNPAPKGSKLELTSDGQFILSDPQGKEIWRPQNSVTAVTHAAMLDTGNFVLENRNQNLTVWQSFQNPANTILPTQTLEIGGTMYSQQSNSSYSKGRFQLQMEAGGNLVLNTLDPESGKAYDVYYSSNTNDAANSGNSGQRVIFDESGSIYVLLRNGGTVNIASGSSLTGDYYYRATLDQDGVFRLYNRDNSSTSWSVVKNIPDNICTVTPSNLGSGICGFNSYCSIDGRGLPDCLCPDGYSHLDPLDRKQGCKPNFELPSCQTAVDGWEANKDAVEFRELKDVNWPLSDYQLQEGPEFNKEKCKQSCKDDCLCVVAIYNTDNQCWKKKFPVSNGRHEPTQNVLQYTTALIKVRIKNDTIERCPDKSTLILVGSVLLGSSVLFNLFLLLAIPAAALFFYNKKLMNLRSVSSIFATTSVRTYSYKELDEATCGFKEKLGRGAFGTVYKGVLASDAGRFVAVKKLDKVVQEGEKEFKTEVTVIGRTHHRNLVSLLGYCDQGVHRLLVYEYMNNGSLADLLFGISTPDWSQRLQIAFGIAKGLMYLHEECSTPIIHCDIKPENILLDEYLTPRISDFGLAKLLMRDQTRALTTIRGTKGYVAPEWFRSKPITVKVDVYSYGVMLLEIISCRKSVHSQPENDEEAILTDWAYDCYRGHRLDKLVKNDDEVRKYMGMLERVVMVAIWCIQEDPSLRPSMGMVILMLEGVVEVPVPPCPFPFSSTF; encoded by the coding sequence ATGGCTGCCAGGTTCTTGCTTCTTCTTGTCCTTCCGTCTTTAGTTTTTTCTCAATATTGCACTGATCTTGATATTACCGCCTCCAACAACTCGCCTAGATGTGTATCACCTTCTGGTGAATTTGCGTTTGGGTTTTACCGCCTTGGCAGTCAAAGTCTCTTCTTGCTTGCTATCTGGTTCGAAAAAATACCAGAAAAAACCTTAGTTTGGTATGCAAATGGAGATAACCCGGCTCCTAAAGGATCCAAACTTGAACTTACCTCTGATGGCCAGTTCATACTAAGTGATCCACAAGGCAAAGAGATATGGAGACCTCAGAACTCTGTTACCGCGGTCACTCATGCTGCCATGCTTGATACTGGTAactttgttcttgaaaataggaATCAAAATCTTACAGTGTGGCAGAGCTTCCAGAATCCAGCCAACACCATCTTGCCAACTCAAACACTGGAAATCGGTGGCACCATGTATTCTCAGCAGTCAAACAGCAGCTACTCAAAGGGGAGGTTCCAGCTTCAAATGGAAGCTGGAGGCAATCTCGTACTTAATACCTTGGACCCAGAATCTGGTAAAGCATATGATGTTTATTATTCAAGCAACACCAATGATGCTGCAAATAGCGGCAATTCTGGCCAACGGGTGATTTTTGATGAGTCAGGTAGCATCTATGTTCTTCTAAGGAATGGAGGTACTGTTAACATCGCCTCCGGAAGTAGCTTGACGGGAGATTACTATTACCGGGCAACGCTTGACCAGGATGGAGTTTTCAGGCTATATAATCGTGACAACAGCAGTACTTCTTGGTCTGTTGTGAAAAACATTCCTGATAACATTTGTACCGTGACCCCAAGTAATCTTGGCAGTGGAATTTGTGGGTTCAACAGCTATTGTTCCATTGATGGAAGGGGGCTGCCTGATTGTCTATGCCCAGATGGGTACTCTCATTTGGATCCTCTTGACAGAAAACAAGGCTGTAAACCGAATTTTGAATTGCCCAGCTGCCAAACAGCTGTTGATGGATGGGAAGCAAACAAGGATGCAGTAGAGTTCAGAGAATTAAAAGATGTCAACTGGCCATTATCTGATTATCAACTTCAGGAGGGACCTGAATTCAACAAGGAGAAGTGTAAACAGTCTTGCAAAGATGATTGCCTCTGTGTGGTTGCTATCTATAACACTGACAATCAGTGTTGGAAGAAGAAGTTTCCTGTCTCAAATGGAAGACACGAACCAACACAAAATGTGCTCCAATACACTACTGCTCTCATCAAGGTACGGATTAAAAATGATACTATAGAGAGATGCCCAGACAAGTCTACCTTGATCCTTGTTGGGTCAGTACTCCTTGGCAGCTCTGTGTTGTTTAATCTCTTTTTGTTGTTAGCAATTCCTGCGGCTGCTCTCTTCTTCTACAACAAGAAACTGATGAATCTCCGGTCCGTTTCAAGCATATTCGCGACCACCAGTGTGAGAACTTATTCATACAAAGAACTTGACGAGGCAACCTGTGGATTCAAGGAGAAATTGGGCAGGGGAGCTTTTGGAACAGTATATAAAGGGGTTTTGGCATCAGATGCTGGGAGATTTGTGGCAGTCAAGAAGTTAGATAAGGTGGTACAGGAAGGTGAGAAGGAATTCAAAACAGAAGTCACTGTGATTGGGCGGACCCACCATAGGAATTTAGTCAGTTTGCTTGGATACTGTGATCAGGGGGTGCACCGGCTTCTGGTATACGAGTACATGAACAATGGATCTTTAGCAGACTTGTTGTTTGGAATATCTACACCTGACTGGAGCCAAAGACTACAGATTGCCTTTGGGATTGCAAAAGGGCTAATGTATTTACATGAAGAGTGCAGCACCCCCATCATCCATTGTGATATAAAGCCTGAAAACATCCTCCTTGACGAGTACCTTACACCTAGGATTTCAGACTTCGGACTAGCAAAGCTTCTGATGAGAGATCAAACTCGGGCCCTTACAACCATCAGAGGGACCAAAGGATACGTTGCACCAGAATGGTTCAGGAGCAAGCCGATTACGGTGAAAGTGGATGTTTATAGTTATGGGGTTATGTTACTGGAGATCATCAGTTGCAGGAAGAGCGTACATTCACAGCCAGAAAATGACGAGGAAGCAATACTTACTGATTGGGCTTATGATTGCTATAGAGGGCACAGATTGGATAAGCTAGTGAAGAATGATGATGAAGTAAGAAAGTACATGGGGATGCTGGAGAGGGTAGTGATGGTTGCCATTTGGTGCATTCAAGAGGACCCTTCTTTGAGGCCCTCCATGGGAATGGTCATACTGATGCTTGAAGGAGTTGTTGAAGTTCCTGTGCCCCCTTGTCCTTTCCCCTTTAGTTCAACCTTCTGA
- the LOC100246038 gene encoding G-type lectin S-receptor-like serine/threonine-protein kinase LECRK3, which translates to MAARFLLLLVLPSLVFSQYCTDLDITASNDSPRCVSPSGEFAFGFYRLGSQSLFLLAIWFEKIPEKTLVWYANGDNPAPKGSKLELTSDGQFILSDPQGKEIWRPQNSVTAVTHAAMLDTGNFVLENRNQNLTVWQSFQNPANTILPTQTLEIGGTMYSQQSNSSYSKGRFQLQMEAGGNLVLNTLDPESGKAYDVYYSSNTNDTANSSNSGQRVIFDESGSIYVLLRNGGTVNIASGSSLTGDYYYRATLDQDGVFRLYNRDNSSTSWSVVKNIPDNICTVTPSNLGSGICGFNSYCSIDGRGMPDCLCPDGYSHLDPLDRKQGCKPNFELPSCQTAVDGWKANKDAVDFSELKGVNWPLSDYQLQKGPEFNKEKCKQSCKDDCLCVVAIYNTNNQCWKKKFPLSNGRHEPTQNVFEYSTALIKVRIKNDTIERCPDKSTLILVGSVLLGSSVFFNLFLLLAIPAAALFFYNKKLMNIQSVSSKFPTTSVRTYSYKELEEATGGFKEKLGRGAFGTVYKGVLASDAGRFVAVKKLDKVVQEGEKEFKTEVTVIGRTHHRNLVSLLGYCDQGVHRLLVYEHMNNGSLADFLFGISTPEWSQRLQIAFGIAKGLMYLHEECSTPIIHCDIKPENILLDEYLTPRISDFGLAKLLMRDHTRTLTTIRGTKGYVAPEWFRSKPITAKVDVYSYGVMLLEIISCRKSVHSQPENEEEAILADWAYDCYRGHRLDKLVKNDDEAGKDMGMLERVVMVAIWCIQEDPSLRPSMGMVILMLQGVVEVAVPRSPFPFSSTF; encoded by the coding sequence ATGGCTGCCAGGTTCTTGCTTCTTCTTGTCCTTCCATCTTTAGTTTTTTCTCAATATTGCACTGATCTTGACATTACCGCCTCCAACGACTCGCCTAGATGTGTATCACCTTCTGGTGAATTTGCGTTTGGGTTTTACCGCCTTGGCAGTCAAAGTCTCTTCTTGCTTGCTATCTGGTTCGAAAAAATACCAGAAAAAACCTTAGTTTGGTATGCAAATGGAGATAACCCGGCTCCTAAAGGATCCAAACTTGAACTTACCTCTGATGGCCAGTTCATACTAAGTGATCCACAAGGCAAAGAGATATGGAGACCTCAGAACTCTGTTACCGCGGTCACTCATGCTGCCATGCTTGATACTGGTAACTTCGTTCTTGAAAATAGGAATCAAAATCTTACAGTGTGGCAGAGCTTCCAGAATCCAGCCAACACCATCTTGCCAACTCAAACACTGGAAATCGGTGGCACCATGTATTCTCAGCAGTCAAACAGCAGCTACTCAAAGGGGAGGTTCCAGCTTCAAATGGAAGCTGGAGGCAATCTCGTACTTAATACCTTGGACCCAGAATCTGGTAAAGCATATGATGTTTATTATTCAAGCAACACCAATGATACTGCAAATAGCAGCAATTCTGGCCAACGGGTGATTTTTGATGAGTCAGGTAGCATCTATGTTCTTCTAAGGAATGGAGGTACTGTTAACATCGCCTCCGGAAGTAGCTTGACGGGAGATTACTATTACCGGGCAACGCTTGACCAGGACGGAGTTTTCAGGCTATATAATCGTGACAACAGCAGTACTTCTTGGTCTGTTGTGAAAAACATTCCCGATAACATTTGTACCGTGACCCCAAGTAATCTTGGCAGTGGAATTTGTGGGTTCAACAGCTATTGTTCCATTGATGGAAGGGGGATGCCTGATTGTCTATGCCCAGATGGGTACTCTCATTTGGATCCTCTTGACAGAAAACAAGGCTGTAAACCGAATTTTGAATTGCCCAGCTGCCAAACAGCTGTTGATGGATGGAAAGCAAACAAGGATGCAGTAGATTTCAGTGAATTAAAAGGTGTCAACTGGCCATTATCTGATTATCAGCTTCAGAAGGGACCTGAATTCAACAAGGAGAAGTGTAAACAGTCTTGCAAAGATGATTGCCTCTGTGTGGTTGCTATCTATAACACTAACAATCAGTGTTGGAAGAAGAAGTTTCCTCTCTCAAATGGAAGACACGAACCTACACAAAATGTCTTCGAGTACTCAACTGCTCTCATCAAGGTACGGATTAAAAATGATACTATAGAGAGATGCCCAGACAAGTCTACCTTGATCCTTGTTGGGTCAGTACTCCTTGGCAGCTCTGTGTTCTTTAATCTCTTTCTGTTGTTAGCAATCCCTGCGGCTGCTCTCTTCTTCTACAACAAGAAACTGATGAATATCCAGTCCGTTTCAAGCAAATTCCCGACCACCAGTGTGAGAACTTATTCATACAAAGAGCTTGAAGAGGCAACCGGTGGATTCAAGGAGAAATTGGGCAGGGGAGCTTTTGGAACAGTTTATAAAGGGGTTTTGGCATCAGATGCTGGGAGATTTGTGGCAGTCAAGAAGTTAGATAAGGTGGTACAGGAAGGCGAGAAGGAATTCAAAACAGAAGTCACTGTGATTGGGCGGACCCACCATAGGAATTTAGTCAGTTTGCTTGGATACTGTGATCAGGGTGTGCACCGGCTTCTGGTATACGAGCACATGAACAATGGATCTTTAGCAGACTTCTTGTTTGGAATATCTACACCTGAATGGAGCCAGAGACTCCAGATAGCCTTTGGGATTGCAAAAGGGCTAATGTATTTACACGAAGAGTGCAGCACCCCCATCATCCATTGTGATATAAAGCCTGAAAACATCCTCCTTGACGAGTACCTTACACCTAGGATTTCAGACTTCGGACTAGCGAAGCTTCTGATGAGAGATCATACTCGGACCCTTACAACAATCAGAGGGACCAAAGGATACGTTGCACCAGAATGGTTCAGGAGCAAGCCGATTACGGCGAAAGTGGATGTTTATAGTTATGGGGTTATGTTACTGGAGATCATCAGTTGCAGGAAGAGCGTACATTCACAGCCGGAAAATGAGGAGGAAGCAATACTTGCTGACTGGGCTTATGATTGCTATAGAGGGCACAGATTGGATAAGCTAGTGAAGAATGATGATGAAGCAGGAAAAGACATGGGGATGCTAGAGAGGGTAGTGATGGTTGCCATTTGGTGCATTCAAGAGGACCCTTCTTTGAGGCCCTCCATGGGAATGGTCATATTGATGCTTCAAGGAGTTGTTGAAGTTGCTGTGCCCCGTAGTCCTTTCCCCTTTAGTTCAACCTTCTGA
- the LOC104881350 gene encoding putative disease resistance RPP13-like protein 1 isoform X1, with translation MADALLLASLQVLLDRLASPDLINFIRAQKLSHELLTNFKRKLLVVHKALNDAEMKQFSDPLVKDWLVQVKDAVYHAEDLLDEIATKTLRCQIEAAEHPQTGGIYQVWNKFSTRVKAPFATQRMEPRVKGLITVLENIAQEKVELWLKEGEGDKLSPRPPTTSLVDESSVVGRDGIKEEMVKWLLSEKENATGNNVIDVMSMVGMGGSGKTTLAQLLYNHDTVKQHFHLKAWVCVSTEIFLIEELKLKERVGNKKKRS, from the exons ATGGCGGACGCACTCCTCTTGGCTTCACTTCAAGTTCTACTCGACAGGTTGGCTTCTCCGGACCTCATCAACTTCATCCGGGCACAAAAGCTCAGCCATGAACTCCTCACCAACTTTAAGAGGAAATTGCTGGTTGTCCACAAAGCGCTCAATGATGCGGAGATGAAGCAATTTTCAGATCCACTTGTCAAAGACTGGCTAGTCCAAGTTAAGGATGCTGTGTATCATGCGGAGGACCTGTTGGACGAGATCGCTACCAAAACTTTGCGGTGCCAGATCGAAGCTGCTGAACACCCCCAAACTGGCGGAATTTATCAGGTGTGGAACAAGTTCTCCACCAGGGTTAAGGCTCCATTTGCTACTCAAAGAATGGAGCCCAGGGTCAAGGGCTTGATTACCGTACTTGAAAACATTGCACAAGAAAAAGTTGAGCTTTGGCTGAAAGAAGGTGAAGGCGATAAACTGTCACCAAGACCACCAACCACTTCTTTGGTGGATGAGTCCTCTGTGGTGGGCAGGGATGGAATCAAGGAGGAGATGGTGAAGTGGTTGCTTTCTGAAAAGGAAAATGCAACAGGCAACAACGTCATAGATGTGATGTCCATGGTGGGCATGGGCGGCAGCGGCAAGACCACACTCGCTCAGCTTCTCTATAACCATGACACGGTCAAACAACACTTCCACTTGAAAGCATGGGTCTGTGTTTCCACTGAGATTTTTCTCATCGAGGAG CTTAAACTCAAAGAGAGAGTAGGTAACAAGAAAAAGAGAAGCTGA
- the LOC104881350 gene encoding putative disease resistance RPP13-like protein 1 isoform X2, with protein sequence MADALLLASLQVLLDRLASPDLINFIRAQKLSHELLTNFKRKLLVVHKALNDAEMKQFSDPLVKDWLVQVKDAVYHAEDLLDEIATKTLRCQIEAAEHPQTGGIYQVWNKFSTRVKAPFATQRMEPRVKGLITVLENIAQEKVELWLKEGEGDKLSPRPPTTSLVDESSVVGRDGIKEEMVKWLLSEKENATGNNVIDVMSMVGMGGSGKTTLAQLLYNHDTVKQHFHLKAWLKLKERVGNKKKRS encoded by the exons ATGGCGGACGCACTCCTCTTGGCTTCACTTCAAGTTCTACTCGACAGGTTGGCTTCTCCGGACCTCATCAACTTCATCCGGGCACAAAAGCTCAGCCATGAACTCCTCACCAACTTTAAGAGGAAATTGCTGGTTGTCCACAAAGCGCTCAATGATGCGGAGATGAAGCAATTTTCAGATCCACTTGTCAAAGACTGGCTAGTCCAAGTTAAGGATGCTGTGTATCATGCGGAGGACCTGTTGGACGAGATCGCTACCAAAACTTTGCGGTGCCAGATCGAAGCTGCTGAACACCCCCAAACTGGCGGAATTTATCAGGTGTGGAACAAGTTCTCCACCAGGGTTAAGGCTCCATTTGCTACTCAAAGAATGGAGCCCAGGGTCAAGGGCTTGATTACCGTACTTGAAAACATTGCACAAGAAAAAGTTGAGCTTTGGCTGAAAGAAGGTGAAGGCGATAAACTGTCACCAAGACCACCAACCACTTCTTTGGTGGATGAGTCCTCTGTGGTGGGCAGGGATGGAATCAAGGAGGAGATGGTGAAGTGGTTGCTTTCTGAAAAGGAAAATGCAACAGGCAACAACGTCATAGATGTGATGTCCATGGTGGGCATGGGCGGCAGCGGCAAGACCACACTCGCTCAGCTTCTCTATAACCATGACACGGTCAAACAACACTTCCACTTGAAAGCATGG CTTAAACTCAAAGAGAGAGTAGGTAACAAGAAAAAGAGAAGCTGA
- the LOC100261425 gene encoding G-type lectin S-receptor-like serine/threonine-protein kinase LECRK3 isoform X1: MAARFFLLLVLPSLVLSQYCTDLDITASQDSPRCVSPSGEFAFGFYRLGSQSLFLLAIWFENIPEKTLVWYANGDNPAPKGSKLELTSDGQFILSDPQGKEIWRPQNSVTAVTHAAMLDTGNFVLENRNQNLTVWQSFQNPANTILPTQTLEIGGTMYSQQSNSSYSKGRFQLQMKAGGNLVLNTLDPESGKAYDVYYSIYTSDAANSSNSGLRLIFDESGGIYVLLRNGGTVNITSGSSLTGDYYYRATLDQDGVFRLYNRDNSSTSWSVVKNIPDNICTVTPSNLGSGICGFNSYCSIDGRGLPDCLCPDGYSHLDPLDRKQGCKPNFELPSCQTAVDGWEADKDAVDFRELKDVNWPLSDYQLQEGPEFNKEKCKQSCKDDCLCVVAIYNTENQCWKKKFPLSNGRHEPTQNVLQYTTALIKVRIKNDTIERCPDKSTLILVGSVLLGSSVFFNLFLLLAIPAAALFFYNKKLMNIQSVSSKFPTTSVRTYSYKELEEATGGFKEKLGRGAFGTVYKGVLASDAGRFVAVKKLDKVVQEGEKEFKTEVTVIGQTHHRNLVSLLGYCDQGVHRLLVYEYMNNGSLADLLFGISTPDWSQRLQIAFKIAKGLMYLHEECSTPIIHCDIKPENILLDEYLTPRISDFGLAKLLIRDHTRTLTTIRGTKGYVAPEWFRSKPITAKVDVYSYGVMLLEIISCRKSVHSQPENEEEAILADWAYDCYRGHRLDKLVKNDDEAGKDMGMLERVVMVAIWCIQEDPSLRPSMGMVILMLQGVVEVPVPPCPFPFSSTF, encoded by the coding sequence ATGGCTGCCAggttctttcttcttcttgtccTTCCATCTTTAGTGTTGTCTCAATATTGCACTGATCTTGACATTACAGCCTCCCAGGACTCGCCTAGATGTGTATCACCTTCTGGTGAATTTGCCTTTGGGTTTTACCGCCTTGGCAGTCAAAGTCTCTTCTTGCTTGCTATCTGGTTCGAAAACATACCGGAAAAAACCTTAGTTTGGTATGCAAATGGAGATAACCCGGCTCCTAAAGGATCCAAACTTGAACTTACCTCTGATGGCCAGTTCATACTAAGTGATCCACAAGGCAAAGAGATATGGAGACCTCAGAACTCTGTAACCGCGGTCACTCATGCTGCCATGCTTGATACTGGTAactttgttcttgaaaataggaATCAAAATCTTACAGTGTGGCAGAGCTTCCAGAATCCAGCCAACACCATCTTGCCAACTCAAACACTGGAAATCGGTGGCACCATGTATTCTCAGCAGTCAAACAGCAGCTACTCAAAGGGGAGGTTCCAGCTTCAAATGAAAGCTGGTGGCAATCTCGTACTTAATACCTTGGACCCAGAATCTGGTAAAGCATATGATGTTTATTATTCAATTTACACCAGTGATGCTGCAAATAGCAGCAATTCTGGCCTACGGTTGATTTTTGATGAGTCAGGTGGCATCTATGTTCTTCTAAGGAATGGAGGTACTGTTAACATCACCTCCGGAAGTAGCTTGACGGGAGATTACTATTACCGGGCAACGCTTGACCAGGACGGAGTTTTCAGGCTATATAATCGTGACAACAGCAGTACTTCTTGGTCTGTTGTGAAAAACATTCCTGATAACATTTGTACCGTGACCCCAAGTAATCTTGGCAGTGGAATTTGTGGGTTCAACAGCTATTGTTCCATTGATGGAAGGGGGCTGCCTGATTGTCTATGCCCAGATGGGTACTCTCATTTGGATCCTCTTGACAGAAAACAAGGCTGTAAACCGAATTTTGAATTGCCCAGCTGCCAAACAGCTGTTGATGGATGGGAAGCAGACAAGGATGCAGTAGATTTCAGAGAATTAAAAGATGTCAACTGGCCATTATCTGATTATCAACTTCAGGAGGGACCTGAATTCAACAAGGAGAAGTGTAAACAGTCTTGCAAAGATGATTGCCTCTGTGTGGTTGCTATCTATAACACTGAGAATCAGTGTTGGAAGAAGAAGTTTCCTCTCTCAAATGGAAGACACGAACCTACACAAAATGTGCTCCAATACACAACTGCTCTCATCAAGGTACGGATTAAAAATGATACTATAGAGAGATGCCCAGACAAGTCTACCTTGATCCTTGTTGGGTCAGTACTCCTTGGCAGCTCTGTGTTCTTTAATCTCTTTCTGTTGTTAGCAATCCCTGCGGCTGCTCTCTTCTTCTACAACAAGAAACTGATGAATATCCAGTCCGTTTCAAGCAAATTCCCGACCACCAGTGTGAGAACTTATTCATACAAAGAGCTTGAAGAGGCAACCGGTGGATTCAAGGAGAAATTGGGCAGGGGAGCTTTTGGAACAGTTTATAAAGGGGTTTTGGCATCAGATGCTGGGAGATTTGTGGCAGTCAAGAAATTAGATAAGGTGGTACAGGAAGGCGAGAAGGAATTCAAAACAGAAGTCACTGTGATTGGGCAGACCCACCATAggaatttggtcagtttgcttgGCTATTGTGATCAGGGTGTGCACCGGCTTCTGGTATACGAGTACATGAACAATGGATCTTTAGCAGACTTGTTGTTTGGAATATCTACACCTGACTGGAGCCAAAGACTACAGATAGCCTTTAAGATTGCAAAAGGGCTAATGTATTTACACGAAGAGTGCAGCACCCCCATCATCCATTGTGATATAAAGCCTGAAAACATCCTCCTTGACGAGTACCTTACACCTAGGATTTCAGACTTCGGACTAGCAAAGCTTCTGATAAGAGATCATACTCGGACCCTTACAACCATCAGAGGGACCAAAGGATACGTTGCACCAGAATGGTTCAGGAGCAAGCCGATTACGGCGAAAGTGGATGTTTATAGTTATGGGGTTATGTTACTGGAGATCATCAGTTGCAGGAAGAGCGTACATTCACAGCCGGAAAATGAGGAGGAAGCAATACTTGCTGATTGGGCTTATGATTGCTATAGAGGCCACAGATTGGATAAGCTAGTGAAGAATGATGATGAAGCAGGAAAGGACATGGGGATGCTGGAGAGGGTAGTGATGGTTGCCATTTGGTGCATTCAAGAGGACCCTTCTTTGAGGCCCTCCATGGGAATGGTCATACTGATGCTTCAAGGAGTTGTTGAAGTTCCTGTGCCCCCTTGTCCTTTCCCCTTTAGTTCAACCTTCTGA
- the LOC100261425 gene encoding G-type lectin S-receptor-like serine/threonine-protein kinase LECRK3 isoform X2, producing the protein MLDTGNFVLENRNQNLTVWQSFQNPANTILPTQTLEIGGTMYSQQSNSSYSKGRFQLQMKAGGNLVLNTLDPESGKAYDVYYSIYTSDAANSSNSGLRLIFDESGGIYVLLRNGGTVNITSGSSLTGDYYYRATLDQDGVFRLYNRDNSSTSWSVVKNIPDNICTVTPSNLGSGICGFNSYCSIDGRGLPDCLCPDGYSHLDPLDRKQGCKPNFELPSCQTAVDGWEADKDAVDFRELKDVNWPLSDYQLQEGPEFNKEKCKQSCKDDCLCVVAIYNTENQCWKKKFPLSNGRHEPTQNVLQYTTALIKVRIKNDTIERCPDKSTLILVGSVLLGSSVFFNLFLLLAIPAAALFFYNKKLMNIQSVSSKFPTTSVRTYSYKELEEATGGFKEKLGRGAFGTVYKGVLASDAGRFVAVKKLDKVVQEGEKEFKTEVTVIGQTHHRNLVSLLGYCDQGVHRLLVYEYMNNGSLADLLFGISTPDWSQRLQIAFKIAKGLMYLHEECSTPIIHCDIKPENILLDEYLTPRISDFGLAKLLIRDHTRTLTTIRGTKGYVAPEWFRSKPITAKVDVYSYGVMLLEIISCRKSVHSQPENEEEAILADWAYDCYRGHRLDKLVKNDDEAGKDMGMLERVVMVAIWCIQEDPSLRPSMGMVILMLQGVVEVPVPPCPFPFSSTF; encoded by the coding sequence ATGCTTGATACTGGTAactttgttcttgaaaataggaATCAAAATCTTACAGTGTGGCAGAGCTTCCAGAATCCAGCCAACACCATCTTGCCAACTCAAACACTGGAAATCGGTGGCACCATGTATTCTCAGCAGTCAAACAGCAGCTACTCAAAGGGGAGGTTCCAGCTTCAAATGAAAGCTGGTGGCAATCTCGTACTTAATACCTTGGACCCAGAATCTGGTAAAGCATATGATGTTTATTATTCAATTTACACCAGTGATGCTGCAAATAGCAGCAATTCTGGCCTACGGTTGATTTTTGATGAGTCAGGTGGCATCTATGTTCTTCTAAGGAATGGAGGTACTGTTAACATCACCTCCGGAAGTAGCTTGACGGGAGATTACTATTACCGGGCAACGCTTGACCAGGACGGAGTTTTCAGGCTATATAATCGTGACAACAGCAGTACTTCTTGGTCTGTTGTGAAAAACATTCCTGATAACATTTGTACCGTGACCCCAAGTAATCTTGGCAGTGGAATTTGTGGGTTCAACAGCTATTGTTCCATTGATGGAAGGGGGCTGCCTGATTGTCTATGCCCAGATGGGTACTCTCATTTGGATCCTCTTGACAGAAAACAAGGCTGTAAACCGAATTTTGAATTGCCCAGCTGCCAAACAGCTGTTGATGGATGGGAAGCAGACAAGGATGCAGTAGATTTCAGAGAATTAAAAGATGTCAACTGGCCATTATCTGATTATCAACTTCAGGAGGGACCTGAATTCAACAAGGAGAAGTGTAAACAGTCTTGCAAAGATGATTGCCTCTGTGTGGTTGCTATCTATAACACTGAGAATCAGTGTTGGAAGAAGAAGTTTCCTCTCTCAAATGGAAGACACGAACCTACACAAAATGTGCTCCAATACACAACTGCTCTCATCAAGGTACGGATTAAAAATGATACTATAGAGAGATGCCCAGACAAGTCTACCTTGATCCTTGTTGGGTCAGTACTCCTTGGCAGCTCTGTGTTCTTTAATCTCTTTCTGTTGTTAGCAATCCCTGCGGCTGCTCTCTTCTTCTACAACAAGAAACTGATGAATATCCAGTCCGTTTCAAGCAAATTCCCGACCACCAGTGTGAGAACTTATTCATACAAAGAGCTTGAAGAGGCAACCGGTGGATTCAAGGAGAAATTGGGCAGGGGAGCTTTTGGAACAGTTTATAAAGGGGTTTTGGCATCAGATGCTGGGAGATTTGTGGCAGTCAAGAAATTAGATAAGGTGGTACAGGAAGGCGAGAAGGAATTCAAAACAGAAGTCACTGTGATTGGGCAGACCCACCATAggaatttggtcagtttgcttgGCTATTGTGATCAGGGTGTGCACCGGCTTCTGGTATACGAGTACATGAACAATGGATCTTTAGCAGACTTGTTGTTTGGAATATCTACACCTGACTGGAGCCAAAGACTACAGATAGCCTTTAAGATTGCAAAAGGGCTAATGTATTTACACGAAGAGTGCAGCACCCCCATCATCCATTGTGATATAAAGCCTGAAAACATCCTCCTTGACGAGTACCTTACACCTAGGATTTCAGACTTCGGACTAGCAAAGCTTCTGATAAGAGATCATACTCGGACCCTTACAACCATCAGAGGGACCAAAGGATACGTTGCACCAGAATGGTTCAGGAGCAAGCCGATTACGGCGAAAGTGGATGTTTATAGTTATGGGGTTATGTTACTGGAGATCATCAGTTGCAGGAAGAGCGTACATTCACAGCCGGAAAATGAGGAGGAAGCAATACTTGCTGATTGGGCTTATGATTGCTATAGAGGCCACAGATTGGATAAGCTAGTGAAGAATGATGATGAAGCAGGAAAGGACATGGGGATGCTGGAGAGGGTAGTGATGGTTGCCATTTGGTGCATTCAAGAGGACCCTTCTTTGAGGCCCTCCATGGGAATGGTCATACTGATGCTTCAAGGAGTTGTTGAAGTTCCTGTGCCCCCTTGTCCTTTCCCCTTTAGTTCAACCTTCTGA